A genomic region of Prionailurus bengalensis isolate Pbe53 chromosome D1, Fcat_Pben_1.1_paternal_pri, whole genome shotgun sequence contains the following coding sequences:
- the RELT gene encoding tumor necrosis factor receptor superfamily member 19L isoform X1 gives MKLSLPHWPLSCLFVLLRWPLATPTSRTLWRCPPGEEPSLDLGQGTLCRSCPPGTFSASWGPGPCQPHARCSPRGRLEAQAGTATRDTLCGDCQPGWFAASGVPLVSCQPCSWTPLGTRSCYERGRRARRGVEVAAGASSAGDTRQLGNGTRAGGPEETAAQYAVIAIVPVFCLMGLLGILVCNLLKRKGYHCTAHKEVGPGPGGGGSGINPAYRAEDANEDTIGVLVRLITEKKENAAALEELLKEYHSKQLVQTSHRPVPRLPPGPPSMPHVCPHRHHLHTVQGLASLSGPCCSRCSQKKWPEVLLSPEAAAATTPTPRLLPNPARAPKAGAKAGRQGEITILSVGRFRVARIPEQRSSSAASEVKTVTEAGPSGGALPGSPQPGLPTEQQALLGSGGSHTKWLKPPAENKAEENRYVVRLNESNLVI, from the exons ATGAAGCTGAGCCTGCCACACTGGCCCCTGTCCTGCCTTTTTGTG CTGCTGCGCTGGCCTCTGGCCACTCCAACATCAAGGACCCTTTGGCGGTGCCCACCTGGGGAGGAGCCCAGCCTG GACCTGGGGCAGGGCACATTATGCAGGTCCTGTCCCCCCGGCACTTTCTCTGCTTCGTGGGGCCCTGGCCCGTGCCAGCCCCACGCTCGCTGCAGCCCTCGAGGGAGGCTGGAGGCCCAGGCAGGCACAGCGACTCGAGACACCCTATGTGGAGACTGCCAGCCTGG GTGGTTTGCTGCTTCAGGGGTCCCCCTTGTCTCCTGTCAGCCATGCTCCTGGACACCTCTGGGTACTCGAAGCTGTTATG AGCGGGGACGACGGGCCCGACGTGGTGTGGAGGTGGCAGCAGGGGCCAGCAGCGCTGGGGATACGCGGCAGCTTGGGAATGGCACGCGGGCAGGTGGCCCTGAGGAGACAGCTGCCCAGTATGCGGTTATTGCCATCGTGCCTGTCTTCTGCCTCATGGGGCTGCTGGGCATCCTGGTGTGCAACCTGCTCAAGCGGAAAGGCTACCACTGCACGGCCCACAAGGAGGTTGGGCCCGGCCCTGGAGGTGGAGGCAGCG GGATCAACCCCGCCTACCGGGCTGAGGACGCCAATGAGGACACCATTGGGGTCCTAGTACGCCTGATCACCGAGAAGAAAG AGAATGCCGCGGCCCTGGAGGAGCTGCTGAAGGAGTATCACAGCAAACAGCTGGTGCAGACCAGCCACAGGCCCGTACCCAG GCTGCCGCCGGGTCCCCCCAGCATGCCACACGTCTGCCCACATCGTCATCACCTTCACACCGTGCAGGGCCTGGCTTCACTCTCTGGCCCCTGCTGCTCCCGCTGCAGCCAGAAGAAGTGGCCTGAGGTGCTGCTGTCCCCTGAGGCCGCAGCTGCCACTACTCCTACTCCCAGACTCCTGCCCAACCCGGCCAGGGCACCCAAGGCTGGGGCCAAGGCAGGACGCCAGGGCGAGATCACCATCTTGTCTGTGGGCAG GTTCCGAGTGGCCCGAATTCCTGAGCAACGGTCAAGTTCAGCGGCCTCTGAAGTGAAGACTGTCACAGAGGCTGGGCCCTCAGGGGGTGCTCTCCCTGGCTCCCCACAACCTGGCCTCCCCACTGAGCAGCAAGCACTGCTGGGAAGTGGCGGAAGCCATACTAAGTGGCTGAAGCCCCCAGCAGAGAACAAGGCCGAG GAGAACCGCTATGTGGTCCGGCTAAATGAGAGCAACCTGGTCATCTGA
- the RELT gene encoding tumor necrosis factor receptor superfamily member 19L isoform X2 — translation MPEWALAGFEFGPLDPWKTFLLEVSRSRFPIGLEAGYSWGPRMKLSLPHWPLSCLFVLLRWPLATPTSRTLWRCPPGEEPSLDLGQGTLCRSCPPGTFSASWGPGPCQPHARCSPRGRLEAQAGTATRDTLCGDCQPGWFAASGVPLVSCQPCSWTPLGTRSCYERGRRARRGVEVAAGASSAGDTRQLGNGTRAGGPEETAAQYAVIAIVPVFCLMGLLGILVCNLLKRKGYHCTAHKEVGPGPGGGGSGINPAYRAEDANEDTIGVLVRLITEKKENAAALEELLKEYHSKQLVQTSHRPVPRLPPGPPSMPHVCPHRHHLHTVQGLASLSGPCCSRCSQKKWPEVLLSPEAAAATTPTPRLLPNPARAPKAGAKAGRQGEITILSVGRFRVARIPEQRSSSAASEVKTVTEAGPSGGALPGSPQPGLPTEQQALLGSGGSHTKWLKPPAENKAEENRYVVRLNESNLVI, via the exons ATGCCTGAGTGGGCCCTTGCTGGCTTTGAGTTTGGGCCTTTGGACCCCTGGAAGACTTTCCTCCTGGAAGTCTCAAGATCACGGTTCCCCATCGGCCTGGAG GCTGGTTACTCCTGGGGCCCGAGGATGAAGCTGAGCCTGCCACACTGGCCCCTGTCCTGCCTTTTTGTG CTGCTGCGCTGGCCTCTGGCCACTCCAACATCAAGGACCCTTTGGCGGTGCCCACCTGGGGAGGAGCCCAGCCTG GACCTGGGGCAGGGCACATTATGCAGGTCCTGTCCCCCCGGCACTTTCTCTGCTTCGTGGGGCCCTGGCCCGTGCCAGCCCCACGCTCGCTGCAGCCCTCGAGGGAGGCTGGAGGCCCAGGCAGGCACAGCGACTCGAGACACCCTATGTGGAGACTGCCAGCCTGG GTGGTTTGCTGCTTCAGGGGTCCCCCTTGTCTCCTGTCAGCCATGCTCCTGGACACCTCTGGGTACTCGAAGCTGTTATG AGCGGGGACGACGGGCCCGACGTGGTGTGGAGGTGGCAGCAGGGGCCAGCAGCGCTGGGGATACGCGGCAGCTTGGGAATGGCACGCGGGCAGGTGGCCCTGAGGAGACAGCTGCCCAGTATGCGGTTATTGCCATCGTGCCTGTCTTCTGCCTCATGGGGCTGCTGGGCATCCTGGTGTGCAACCTGCTCAAGCGGAAAGGCTACCACTGCACGGCCCACAAGGAGGTTGGGCCCGGCCCTGGAGGTGGAGGCAGCG GGATCAACCCCGCCTACCGGGCTGAGGACGCCAATGAGGACACCATTGGGGTCCTAGTACGCCTGATCACCGAGAAGAAAG AGAATGCCGCGGCCCTGGAGGAGCTGCTGAAGGAGTATCACAGCAAACAGCTGGTGCAGACCAGCCACAGGCCCGTACCCAG GCTGCCGCCGGGTCCCCCCAGCATGCCACACGTCTGCCCACATCGTCATCACCTTCACACCGTGCAGGGCCTGGCTTCACTCTCTGGCCCCTGCTGCTCCCGCTGCAGCCAGAAGAAGTGGCCTGAGGTGCTGCTGTCCCCTGAGGCCGCAGCTGCCACTACTCCTACTCCCAGACTCCTGCCCAACCCGGCCAGGGCACCCAAGGCTGGGGCCAAGGCAGGACGCCAGGGCGAGATCACCATCTTGTCTGTGGGCAG GTTCCGAGTGGCCCGAATTCCTGAGCAACGGTCAAGTTCAGCGGCCTCTGAAGTGAAGACTGTCACAGAGGCTGGGCCCTCAGGGGGTGCTCTCCCTGGCTCCCCACAACCTGGCCTCCCCACTGAGCAGCAAGCACTGCTGGGAAGTGGCGGAAGCCATACTAAGTGGCTGAAGCCCCCAGCAGAGAACAAGGCCGAG GAGAACCGCTATGTGGTCCGGCTAAATGAGAGCAACCTGGTCATCTGA